ATCCTCATGCCCAAGCGGCCTCTCATCCTGCTCAGCAACGACGACGGGATCGGAGCGCCAGGCCTGGCGGCCTTGATCGAGGCCGTCCAGGACCTGGGTGATCTGTTGGTTGCGGCGCCCGATCGCGAACGAAGTGCCGCGAGCCACTCGATCACGCTGAACAGCCCGCTGCGCGTCGACGAGTTGGCGCCGGGACGCTTTGCGATAGACGGCACGCCCGTCGACTGTGTCTACCTGGCCGCTTTGCACCTGGCGGCGCGACGTCCGAACCTGTGCATCTCGGGCATCAACGATGGGTATAACTTGGGCTCTGATGTCTTCTATTCGGGGACAGTGGCGGCCGCCGTGGAGGCAACCCTACGCGGGGTGCCTTCCATAGCTGTATCGGCAGAGCGCCACAGGCCGCTCGACTTTCGTGCGGGAGCCCGCTTCGTGAGGGCGCTGGCCGAAGAGACGCTGGCTCGTGCCAACGACCGAAACCCCTTTCCAGAGGGGGCCCTCCTGAACGTGAACGTGCCCGCGGGGGCCTCCGGTGCTTATGCCGTGACGTTCCTCGGCAGACGCGTTTATCGTGATCAAGTCGAGGTGCGGGCCGACCTCCGAGGGCGTTCGTACTACTGGATCGGAGGAACCGGAGGAAAAAGCCACGGACCTGCCGGGCAGTGACTGCAGCGCCGTGCAAGACGGCCTCATCTCCGTCACGCCGCTCGCGCTGGACCTCACGCACAGGGGCATGCTCGAGGATCTGCAGACCTGGGATGTGGGCTCATTCCGTCCGCGACGCTGCCCAGCACGGGAGACGCCAGCCGTGAACATCGCCGCCTTCGCAGCGGCTCTGGGCCTCCCAAGGCGGGGGGGACCCTTCGCGGGTGCTCTCGACGCGCTCCGGTGGTTCTCGCCTGAGCTCACGGAGCTTCGCCGTATGCGGGTTGGGCTTACGCGTGTCTGCTTCGCCGCCGTTTGGATCCTGGTGGTGAGCGCGGTGGGGTGTGGGGGAGGCTGGCCTTACTGGCCCTGGGCGCGAGCCCCCCTCCATCCGGCTCCGCCTCCCGGAGCGTGGCACGTAGTCAAAGCGGGCGAGACCCTCGAGAGCATCGCCCAGAGGGCCGGGGTCCCTGTCGAGGACCTGATCGAGGTCAACGGGTTCGGCCGCGGACAGGCCTTGCGGCCGGGACAGCTGGTCTTCGTGTTGGCCCCGGATCGGCCCGAGGAGGTCCCCCCCCGCCCTTCTTCTGCGCCCCCACGCCGCGGGCCCGGCGTG
The Myxococcales bacterium DNA segment above includes these coding regions:
- a CDS encoding peptidoglycan DD-metalloendopeptidase family protein, which produces MQDGLISVTPLALDLTHRGMLEDLQTWDVGSFRPRRCPARETPAVNIAAFAAALGLPRRGGPFAGALDALRWFSPELTELRRMRVGLTRVCFAAVWILVVSAVGCGGGWPYWPWARAPLHPAPPPGAWHVVKAGETLESIAQRAGVPVEDLIEVNGFGRGQALRPGQLVFVLAPDRPEEVPPRPSSAPPRRGPGVLGTTERTPTSGGGSRLAWPLAHPRMSSPFGRRWGRNHEGIDLAAPTGTPVFAADDGAVIYADNVLSGYGNMVIVEHSGGLLTAYAHNSVLIVQRGDRVRRGQLIARVGQSGRATSPHLHFEVRVGEVPQDPMSFLPEPPQD
- the surE gene encoding 5'/3'-nucleotidase SurE — its product is MPKRPLILLSNDDGIGAPGLAALIEAVQDLGDLLVAAPDRERSAASHSITLNSPLRVDELAPGRFAIDGTPVDCVYLAALHLAARRPNLCISGINDGYNLGSDVFYSGTVAAAVEATLRGVPSIAVSAERHRPLDFRAGARFVRALAEETLARANDRNPFPEGALLNVNVPAGASGAYAVTFLGRRVYRDQVEVRADLRGRSYYWIGGTGGKSHGPAGQ